A single genomic interval of Pyrobaculum arsenaticum DSM 13514 harbors:
- a CDS encoding ABC transporter ATP-binding protein — MSIELRGVWKKQSSFILGPVDLAIRKGERIAVVGPSGSGKSTLLRIVAGLMTPDRGRVYIDGRDVTYEEPWKRGVAVVFQSPALFPSLTVLENIVEPLLSKGVAKSEAVQRAREVLQRLGILHLSARYPAQLSRGQQQRVSLARALILDPPVLLFDEPLTALDPPLRGEVLPYIYEASRGRTVVYVTHDFEEATFTADRLVVLMEGKVAAEGRAAEVFENPPTPQVAQFLGYVNRLGATCGSLYFRPWDVKPGSSYRGKILAIWYKAGKYEVLAEVGDSHVRLLWHEMPKSGFIEFDVTRGMCFH; from the coding sequence ATGTCGATAGAGCTGAGGGGAGTCTGGAAAAAACAGAGTAGTTTTATCCTCGGCCCTGTTGACCTGGCAATAAGGAAAGGCGAGAGAATCGCCGTAGTGGGGCCCTCAGGATCGGGTAAGTCAACGCTTTTGCGTATCGTCGCCGGCCTCATGACCCCCGACCGCGGGCGCGTGTATATAGACGGGAGAGATGTAACATACGAAGAGCCCTGGAAACGGGGCGTAGCGGTGGTATTCCAAAGCCCAGCCCTCTTTCCATCACTTACCGTCTTGGAAAACATAGTAGAGCCCCTCCTCTCCAAGGGCGTTGCCAAAAGCGAGGCAGTTCAACGGGCGCGGGAAGTCCTACAGCGGCTTGGAATTTTGCACCTATCGGCCAGATACCCCGCCCAGCTCAGCAGAGGCCAGCAACAGAGAGTTTCGCTGGCAAGAGCCTTGATCTTAGATCCACCTGTTTTGCTATTTGACGAGCCGCTCACAGCGCTTGACCCACCGCTGAGAGGCGAGGTTTTGCCTTACATTTACGAGGCGTCGCGGGGCAGAACTGTAGTCTACGTCACACACGATTTTGAAGAAGCTACATTCACAGCGGATAGGTTGGTTGTGCTTATGGAGGGCAAAGTCGCAGCCGAGGGGAGGGCCGCGGAGGTGTTTGAAAACCCGCCGACACCACAAGTGGCCCAGTTTCTGGGCTATGTGAATAGGCTAGGCGCCACTTGCGGTAGCTTGTACTTCAGGCCGTGGGACGTCAAGCCGGGATCTTCGTATAGGGGAAAAATCCTGGCTATCTGGTACAAAGCCGGCAAATACGAAGTGCTGGCTGAGGTAGGAGACTCCCATGTGAGACTTCTTTGGCACGAAATGCCAAAAAGCGGGTTTATTGAGTTCGACGTGACTAGGGGAATGTGCTTCCACTAG
- a CDS encoding (Fe-S)-binding protein, with protein sequence MVAFYPHFVSASCTRCGNCVEICPSYMATGEIKNSPMGRLELIRRGAAPEELFTSFSKCTMCKRCAYRCPLGLDVAEVTRIVRESLARIGYAQPYVQKVVGNFLKTGNNIGMTPKVVEMAIRVAVRRAEKEKGDAPRVFLHMDGAYREAVSGAEEAPRRKYALLFPSSSDIFEFDAALRGYIYVLHRLGFDVVISLKVPDTANYGYYLSTESMYKIAEMYLAEIRKVSPALVVFGECGHGWHVFVSIVAPKTSTPSFHIHQLTYRAYTRGVLRLEKVDVERPVVYMDPCNYSRGALPIVKEPRALLKAIVGDFAEVWIEPRDSICCLGGGGLIAPEMLNTAVKYWQKLRKRLSLGAKTVVRPCATCKAQLKRVFNAMGLDANVTGVIELVYKAVR encoded by the coding sequence ATGGTCGCTTTTTATCCACATTTTGTAAGCGCCTCTTGTACAAGATGTGGCAACTGCGTGGAAATCTGCCCCTCGTACATGGCGACAGGTGAGATAAAGAATTCGCCTATGGGCAGGCTTGAGCTAATAAGACGTGGCGCCGCTCCCGAGGAATTATTCACAAGTTTTTCAAAATGTACAATGTGCAAGAGGTGCGCATACCGTTGCCCTTTGGGACTTGACGTAGCTGAGGTGACGCGGATAGTGCGTGAGAGCTTGGCGAGAATAGGATACGCCCAGCCCTACGTACAGAAAGTCGTGGGGAACTTCCTAAAAACTGGTAATAACATAGGGATGACGCCTAAAGTGGTAGAAATGGCCATTAGAGTAGCGGTGAGAAGAGCCGAGAAGGAAAAGGGCGATGCGCCTCGGGTTTTCCTACACATGGACGGCGCTTATAGAGAGGCAGTCTCGGGCGCTGAGGAAGCGCCGCGGCGGAAGTACGCTCTGCTCTTCCCCTCGTCGTCGGACATTTTCGAATTTGACGCGGCCCTGAGGGGGTACATATATGTACTGCACAGGTTGGGCTTCGACGTTGTTATTAGTTTAAAGGTGCCGGACACCGCAAACTACGGCTACTACCTCTCTACTGAGAGCATGTACAAAATTGCCGAAATGTACCTTGCGGAGATCCGGAAGGTGTCGCCGGCCTTGGTGGTTTTCGGCGAATGTGGCCACGGGTGGCACGTATTCGTAAGCATAGTAGCTCCTAAGACGTCTACGCCCTCCTTCCACATACACCAACTTACCTACAGGGCGTACACCCGCGGCGTGTTGAGGCTAGAAAAGGTGGACGTAGAACGTCCCGTGGTATATATGGATCCATGCAACTACTCACGCGGCGCATTGCCTATTGTGAAAGAGCCAAGGGCTTTGCTAAAAGCGATAGTGGGGGACTTCGCCGAGGTGTGGATCGAGCCAAGAGACTCAATTTGCTGTCTCGGCGGAGGGGGACTTATCGCGCCTGAAATGTTAAACACCGCTGTGAAGTATTGGCAAAAACTCAGGAAGAGGCTAAGCCTAGGTGCAAAAACTGTTGTCAGGCCTTGTGCTACGTGTAAGGCGCAGTTAAAAAGAGTGTTCAACGCCATGGGCCTCGATGCCAATGTTACGGGGGTTATAGAACTTGTATACAAGGCAGTTAGGTAG
- a CDS encoding TusE/DsrC/DsvC family sulfur relay protein: MKCPSAVVIHGKRIELVNCVPKKAEEWSIELARALAEANGIKFTDDVAKIVKYVREFWLQYGTCPPISVVESDMAIDRRTILALFGGRYDVICILAGAEPPTGCLSQVLSST; encoded by the coding sequence ATGAAGTGTCCCAGCGCCGTGGTGATACACGGAAAAAGAATAGAGCTGGTTAACTGCGTACCTAAAAAAGCGGAGGAATGGAGTATAGAGCTGGCCAGAGCCTTAGCCGAGGCAAATGGCATAAAATTCACAGATGACGTTGCGAAAATTGTCAAATACGTCAGGGAGTTTTGGCTTCAATACGGGACTTGTCCGCCTATTTCTGTAGTAGAGTCCGATATGGCCATTGACCGGCGTACTATCCTAGCTTTGTTTGGCGGACGCTATGACGTAATTTGCATACTGGCAGGAGCTGAGCCGCCCACGGGCTGTTTATCGCAAGTGTTAAGCTCTACCTAA